The Mycolicibacterium parafortuitum nucleotide sequence CGCGCTCGACTCCGGCGAACCGGGCGCGCTCAACGAGGCCTACGCCGACATCTTCGGACTGCTCATCGAGAACAAGACCGGACATGAGCGGTGGCTGATCGCCGAAGACTCCGACAACGGGGTCATCCGCGACCTGTCGAACCCGAAATCGATCATGACGCCCTACGGTCCGCACCGGGACCGGTACTCGGAGCGGTACATGGGCCAGGCTGACGACGGCGGCGAACACGTCAACAGCACCATCTTCGGCCATGCGGCGTATCTGATGATGACCGATCCGGCCACGGCGGACGTCTCCGACGACACCTGGGCCAGGGTGTTCTACCACTCGCTGGAGCGGCTGACGTCCACCTCGATGTTCGTCGACGGGCGGGCCGCCGTGCTCGACGCGGCGCTGGCCCAGGGACTCACCTTCGCCCAGCGGCAGGCGATCGCGAACGCGTTCGACACGGTCGAGATCAAAGGCACCGCACCGTCACAGGTCATCGCCGTCTGAGCGGTCCACCAGCACGGCACCGTCGGGCCGGTTGCCGAGGGTCTGCAGCGCCAGCTCGCCACCGGCCACGGTTCGCCGGATGATCTCGGCGATCTCACCCGGGGTGTCGCACTGCACGTAGTGATCGGCCCCGGGCACCACCCAGTACCGGTTGCGGCCGGGTTTGGGTTTGACGTAGGTCTGCCACACATGGTTGGCGACCCGTAGCGGCGCGACACCGTCGTGCAGCCCCCAGATCATCGTGGTGTCCACCGCGATCGTGGAAAGCCGCTGCAGCCAACCGGTTTCGTCGGCAGCACGTTCATGCAGGTACTTCACCGTGTCGGGTAGCACCTGAATGCCGTCGGCGTGCGCGAAACACTGTGCGAGCGCAGCGATCTCGGGATCCTGCGGCGTCCGGCGGGGCATGAACGTCGTCGCGCCGAGTCCCGCGGCCAGCATCTGCGGAGTGGTGGCCGCCGCGGTGGCGCGTCCGGTGTTCTCGTCGAGCAGCGCGACCTGGAACGCTGTCAGATTGGCCAGCGGCAGAAAGATGTTCGCGTTGGTGAGGAACACATCCAGCGGCGTCACGCCGATGTCATCGAGCAGGCCGAGCGCGATCATGCCGACGCTGCTGCCGCGGTCGTGGGTGATCATCCGGAAGTCGCGCAGCTGCCAGACTTCGGTGATCGCATGGACGAGCAGCCGGGCGTCGTCGTAGAGCGAGTAGACGTACGGGTGCGGTGGTTTGCCCGACAGCCCGTATCCGGGGAAGTCCAGCACGTAGATGTCGAACTCGGAGCCCAGCTCACGCGCCAGGCCGTGGTAGTCGACGCTTGACGTCGGGAAACCGTGCACGCAGACCAGCGGTGGGGCGCCCGGGGTGCCGGTGCGGCGGGTGAACACCTCCACCTCGGCTCCGGCGTTGGCCGGTGTGGTGGAGGCCCATCGCAGGATGGTGCTGTCACGGTGCCAGTCGGTGAAGATGTCCACCCGTGGAAAGCTAGCGGCCGGAGCGGCGGACAGGAGGTATTTCGATGCGCCAGGTGTTCGCGCTGTCGGCGCCGATCGGGCTGGCGTTCATCCCGCTCGGGATGGCGCTGGGCTTCCTGGTCGTGCACGCGGGACTGGCGTGGTGGTGGGCGCCGGTGTTCGCCGCGGTCATCTACGCGGGCTCGCTGGAGTTCCTGATGGTGCACCTGGCGGCGACCGCCGCGCCGATCGCGACGGTCGCGCTGACGTCGTTCGTGGTGAACTCGCGCCATGTGTTCTACGCGCTGTCGTTCCCGCTGCACCGGGTCCGCGGTCTGCTCGGGAAGGCCTACAGCACCTACACGCTGTCGGACGAGGCGTACGCCGTCGGGGTGAGCCCCGAGGCGCAGACGTGGACCACGCGTCCGATCCTGTTGATGCAGTTGCTGTTTCATCTGCTCTGGGTCACGGGTGCGGCGTTGGGCGGCCTGGTCGGTGAGGCGTTGCCGATCGAGCGGCTGGTCGGGCTCGACTTCGCGCTGACCGCGCTGTTCGTGGTGCTGGGCATCGACGCGTTCCGGCAGCGGCCGGACTGGGTGACAGCGGGCAGCGCGATCGCGTGCGCGGTCCTCGCATGGCTGGTGGCTCCAGGCCAGATGCTGGTCTGCGCGTTCGCGGCGTTCACCGCGGTGCTGATGGTGCGGATGCTGTTGCAGCGCAGGATCGATCGTGCCTGACAACGGATACATCGCGGTCCTGGTGTTGGTCAGCGCCGCGGTGACGTGGGCGCTGCGGGCGCTGCCGTTCGCCGTGCTGGCGCCGCTGCGGCACAGCCGGGTCGTCCGGTATCTGAGTGTGCACATGCCCGTCGGTGTGATGGCGATGCTGGCGGTCTACACCGTGCGGACCGTGGCCGGGGACACCGCGACGCAGCTGCTGTGGCTGGTGCTCGCCCTCGCGGTGACGGCGGGTCTGCATCTGTGGCGCGGCAGCGCGCTGCTGAGCATCCTGGCCGGCACCACCTGTTACGTGACGCTGATGTCGGTGTGGGGTTAGGTCTGCAGATACGCGACGAGGGCGTTGGTCAGCCCGCGGCGGGCGACGTCGAGGTCGGCGAAGGAGCCGAGTTGGCGTTCCGAGACCAGCCCGCGCATCGCGCCCGGGATCAATGTCGCGACCTCGCGCA carries:
- a CDS encoding alpha/beta fold hydrolase, which translates into the protein MDIFTDWHRDSTILRWASTTPANAGAEVEVFTRRTGTPGAPPLVCVHGFPTSSVDYHGLARELGSEFDIYVLDFPGYGLSGKPPHPYVYSLYDDARLLVHAITEVWQLRDFRMITHDRGSSVGMIALGLLDDIGVTPLDVFLTNANIFLPLANLTAFQVALLDENTGRATAAATTPQMLAAGLGATTFMPRRTPQDPEIAALAQCFAHADGIQVLPDTVKYLHERAADETGWLQRLSTIAVDTTMIWGLHDGVAPLRVANHVWQTYVKPKPGRNRYWVVPGADHYVQCDTPGEIAEIIRRTVAGGELALQTLGNRPDGAVLVDRSDGDDL
- a CDS encoding AzlC family ABC transporter permease; its protein translation is MRQVFALSAPIGLAFIPLGMALGFLVVHAGLAWWWAPVFAAVIYAGSLEFLMVHLAATAAPIATVALTSFVVNSRHVFYALSFPLHRVRGLLGKAYSTYTLSDEAYAVGVSPEAQTWTTRPILLMQLLFHLLWVTGAALGGLVGEALPIERLVGLDFALTALFVVLGIDAFRQRPDWVTAGSAIACAVLAWLVAPGQMLVCAFAAFTAVLMVRMLLQRRIDRA
- a CDS encoding branched-chain amino acid transporter permease, yielding MPDNGYIAVLVLVSAAVTWALRALPFAVLAPLRHSRVVRYLSVHMPVGVMAMLAVYTVRTVAGDTATQLLWLVLALAVTAGLHLWRGSALLSILAGTTCYVTLMSVWG